A single Diceros bicornis minor isolate mBicDic1 chromosome 7, mDicBic1.mat.cur, whole genome shotgun sequence DNA region contains:
- the LOC131407867 gene encoding putative olfactory receptor 10D4 — translation MRNHTPVTEFLLMGVPHTTGLENVLFVFFLAFYLLTLLGNLLILLAILTSSNLHTPMYFFLGNLSVFDIFFPSVSSPKMMLYLVGQNRTISYQGCASQIFFYHFLGCTECFLYTVMAYDRFAAICHPLRYTVIMNHRVCTIMTLGTWMGSCLHASVLTFLVFKLPYCGPNEVDNFFCDIPVVLPLACADTSLAQTVSFTNVGAVALMCFLLILTSYTRIVISILKISSSEGRHRAFSTCSAHLTSILLFYGPVVLIYLQPASSPWLDSVVQVLNNIVTPSLNPLIYTLRNKDVKLALRKALIQGVHTCGA, via the coding sequence ATGAGGAATCACACTCCTGTAACTGAGTTCCTCCTCATGGGAGTCCCTCACACAACAGGGCTGGAAAATGTGCTGTTTGTCTTCTTTCTGGCCTTCTACTTGCTCACTCTTCTGGGAAACCTGCTCATTCTTCTGGCCATCCTCACTTCCTCCAACCTCCACACtcccatgtatttcttcctggGAAACCTGTCAGTCTTTGACATATTTTTCCCTTCAGTGAGTTCCCCCAAAATGATGCTCTACCTGGTGGGGCAAAATCGGACCATCTCTTACCAGGGCTGTGCCTCCCAGATCTTCTTTTACCATTTCCTGGGTTGCACTGAGTGTTTCCTGTACAccgtgatggcctatgaccgttTTGCAGCCATCTGTCACCCCTTGCGATACACGGTCATCATGAACCACAGGGTGTGCACCATCATGACTCTAGGCACCTGGATGGGGAGCTGTCTGCATGCATCTGTCCTCACATTCCTTGTCTTTAAGTTACCCTACTGTGGCCCCAATGAGGTGGACAATTTCTTCTGTGATATCCCGGTGGTGCTGCCCCTGGCCTGTGCAGACACCTCCCTAGCTCAGACGGTGAGTTTCACCAACGTAGGCGCTGTTGcactcatgtgttttcttcttattctcaCTTCTTATACTCGCATTGTTATCTCTATCTTGAAAATCAGCTCCTCAGAAGGCCGGCACAGAGCCTTCTCAACCTGCAGTGCCCATCTGACTTCCATCCTGCTCTTCTATGGACCTGTGGTACTCATTTATCTCCAGCCTGCCTCCAGCCCTTGGCTGGATTCTGTGGTTCAGGTCTTGAATAATATTGTTACTCCTTCCCTGAATCCTTTGATATATACCTTGAGAAACAAGGATGTGAAGTTGGCTCTGAGAAAAGCACTAATCCAAGGAGTACATACTTGTGGGGCCTAA